TTTTCCGCCGACAATCAGGATGTCGCATTCGAGTTTTTATCCAGCGTTCGAGCGCTGGACCTGACGGCCGGAGAGGCCGACATTGCTTTGCGCCTTGCAAGAACCGATCCTGATCCCGATCTTATCTGCCGGAAAATCAGCACGGCTCGCTGGTCTTTGTTCGGCGGTAGAAATTACGCGGACAAGTTTGGCTTACCGAGGTCAACGAATGATCTGGCCGGGCATCAGTTTGTTACCTTTCAGCGGGACGATGTACCGAATGTATTCCACGAATGGTTGACCAATCACGTAGAGCTGGACCAGATCGTCATGTCTTTCACTGAACTGGAACTAATGCATGCGGCGATCAGGTCAGGGCAAGGCCTTGGGATCAGCAATGTCAAGCTGGTTGAAACAGACACGTCTTTTATCCGATGTTTCGACGAAATCCCCGAACTTGCGGTGCCGCACCTAATGCTCATTTCGCCAGAAGCTTATCGTCGGCCAGAGGTTAGAGCCTTCGTCAAGTTCTTCGCACCTCGCTATGCGGCAATCTACAAGTAATGGTTAAGGCATAAGGGCTGCGGGTACGCTCTTTTGCATGTACGCCACGACCGCAATTGCGAATAGAAGCCTTATGTAGCAAGCCCAAGGATACACTTGAAGATGACAATAGGAGTTCAAATTGATCGCCGCGCCCAAGTCGCTGCAAACTGCCTTAACTCCGATATGCCATCACGTGGTGCATAACCAGGTTAAGAACTTCAACATCGTTCTGGTTAAATGTCAGGTATCGGAATTTGACCGTTCCCCGGTCTGGCTTCGAACGTGATGGTGTAATCGCCTCAACCGTGACGCGCACGCTGATCGTGTCGCCTGAATACACCGGGGCCAGCCACCGTACCTCGTCCATACCATGTCCACCCAGGTTGGTGCCGGTAAGTACACCAGTGTCGCGGAACAACCTGAAAGTAAGCGCTATTGTCTGAAATCCACTGGCTATGAGACCGCCAAAACTCGACTCTGTGGCAGCCACTTTGTTAACGTGGAAGGGCTGCGGGTCATGAACCAGTGCGAAGTCAATAATCGCTCCCTCGGTCAGCGTAACACCTCCGGTTTCGAAGGTTTCGCCAACCGACAAGTCGTCGATGTATTTTCCGCTGGCCATGGCAAAAGTATAGTTTGATGCAGACTCAAGCGTCAACTCGGAGCCACGCTGGGCCGCCACTAATGCCGCATTGTCACTTGACCATGGTAAAGATCGCAATGGAGAACTGAGTCAGTGGTCGCTGACCTATGCCGCGGCGACAAAGAGGTGCGCTTCTTGCGGTACGTGCAATACGCCTTCTTTGTCATATCTAGACAAAGCGTCTGCAACCTCTTCCACGACCTTGTTGGTGACGTCAGCACCTGCATCCCTAAGATCGGTTTCGATTGGCAGCGCCATGATTTGCGCGCGAAGATTAATAAATCTTCGCTCAAGTACCAATGGCTCGTGACGAGCTATCTTGAAGCCTGCGTCAACCAACAAGTTCGAAATGAGGTCCCCATCTCGAAACGAAAAAGGCGCTCTGGCTTTTACTGCGGCATCTGTTCCAACATGCCGTTCGAGAGCTTTTGCAAGCGCTCCATTGAAGGGCGACACTGCGCGCCAACATGTCAAAAATAGCTGACCGTCATTGCGTAAGATCCTATGAACTTCCTGCAAAGCGGTGGATTTGTCGGGGAAGAACTGAAGCCCCTGTTGTATGAAGGCATAGTCAAACGTAGCATTTTCGAAAGGTAACTCGGTTACATCTGCTGCATACCACTCGAGCACATGACGACAATCCGGCTGATTGGACTGCGCGACTTCAATCATAGTTTCGTTCAGATCTACGCCAACAACCCGGCCTTTGCCCGTCAGTTTCCTTGCAATCTCTCGCGTCAAAGCCCCGGTGCCGCATGCGATGTCGATAACACAAGTGCCGCTTCGAAGCTGAACCTTCTGCATTGTTGCTTCAGCCAATGGGCCGAACATCGCAGGCACACTATGGTTATTGTACTTCTGCGCAGCCTCTTTGGTCAGCCGGAAATTGTCCGTCATCAAAATATCCTCCTAGCAACGCGTCAATAATTGGACCACCCAAAGTGACCCAAAATCGTAATCTCACGAGGTTTCAACCGGAAGGCTCTCATCGGCGCTCCACTCAGCCCATGAACCATCGTACAGGCGGGACTTTTCGAACCCCATTTGGCGCAACGCAAGGAGCCCACAAGAAGCAGCTATGCCACGGCCGCAATAGGCGATGACCTCATCGTCAGTTTGAATTCCCTTGTCCTGATAGTGCTTGAGGAGCTTGGAATGATCCGCCAACTTGAATGAACCACGTTCCTTTAGTTTAGCTGCACGTTCGGCAATGGGTATGTGTGCCAAATCCGGATCGATGTTCGATATCGCCGGTATGTTGACGGCACTGGGAATATGTCCCGAGCGACCTCCCCATGTGTGAACTCCGTCGCCTCGGAAGAGGTTGTTTGGTAGAAAGTCCACAATTCTGACTCCGGGCTTACCCATCGCATCCAAGACATCAGCTTTGCGGGCAATCCAATTGCTCTGCACTGTTGGTTCAAAGTCACCATGCTCAACGGTTAGATCGCCAGTTTCAGTGGGTCGACCTTCGAGTTTCCATTGCTGCAAGCCGCCGTCCAAGACCTGCACGTTTTTATGGCCATAGTGCGAGAGTGCCCACCAAAGACGCGCAGACGCCAATGGAAGCCCGGAGTCATCGTAGACCACGACATGACTGTCGTCGGAAACACCCAACTCACGCATCCTTTCCCCGAAGTCCTCTGGGCCGAGCATCATGTCGGGAGTGTTCTGAGTGCTGTCTGCAAGCTCCGTCGACATGCCAACATACACGGCGCCAGGAATGTGCTCGGCCTGGAACTCGCTCCTATCGTCATAGGCTACGCCCTTGCCGTTTTCCTCCCTAAACTTCCAGCGAACATCAATGATGCGTAGTTTCGGGTTAGTCAGGTTATCTGCCAACCAAGCCGTATCAATGAGCGGGCGAGTTTGGGTTGTCATACCTACTTTCTCCTCTAACCGGACGCGGGGCGAGCCGTACGGAATAATCCCCAAAATTGCTTTCGGAGTCCAATTTTGGAAAATCGGGATTTGATAAAGTAAATATGATTTAAACGGCATGTTGATGATTTCATGAGACTTCTGAAAGAAACGGATGCTGAAATCATGGCGCCTCGTAACGTCGATTTCCTTTGACTCGTTTATGGGTAGGCATGCTCATATAGCTCACTGACGGACAGGTTTGGTACAGAAAGTGGAAGGTTTGGATGCTTGAAGATCGGTACGGAAGCCCGCTAACGACCACATCACAAACTGCGCGAGACGCCTACGTTGAAGGCATCGACCGATTTCTGGGTGCTTTTGATGATGTTGAAGAAGCTTACCGTTCTGCAATGCAGGCAGATGATAGCTTTGCCATGCCCCATGTCGGGCTTGCGCGCTACCTTGTTACTGTCGGGCGTGCACAAGATGCAAAGCGTGAAATAGCCGTCGCAAAGGAACTGTCGCATGGCGTCAGCCCGCGCGAAGCCGCGCAGATCGACATTATCAGCGATCTCATTGAGGGGCGTGCACCGCAGGCCTACAGGCGCATCCGAGATCACGTCACAGACCATCCGCGAGATATTTTGCTTGCTCAGACATGTACCAGCGTATTTGGCTTAATAGGGTTTTCAGGTCAGGCTGGACGCGAGGCGGAGCAGCTTGCGTACACAACCATGTTGAAGCCGCACTATGGCGACGACTGGTGGTTTCTCTGCCAGCATGCATTTGCCCAGATGGAGGCCGGACAGATCGGCCCGGCCGCGGAAAACATCGAGCGCGCGCTTGAGTTGAAGCCAGACAGCGCACACAGTGCACATGTCAGGGCCCATCTCTACTATGAGAACGGGGAGACGGACGCTGGCTACGCTTATCTGCGCGAATTCTGGCAAGACTATCCCTTCACGGCGTATCTGCACTGCCATCTCAGTTGGCACGTCGCTCTGTGGGCGCTTGAGAGCGGCGATGTGGCAGGTATGTGGAAGCTGTTCGATGATTATGTTTCCCCCGACCGACCTCCTGCGCCGCCACTTAACGTTTTGACTGATAGTGTGGCAATAGTTCACCGCGCCTTTTTGGCTGGCGAGCAAATTCCTCAGGAGCGTTGGCAACAACTCAGCGACTATGCTGTTCAGTTCTTTCCTTCACCTGGCTTGGCTTTTGCGGATGTTCACGCTGCTCTTGCGCATGCGATGGCTGGAAACAGAGAGCGTCTGGAAGCAACCATTGAAGGCGCAAAGGGACCCGCAGGCCCCACCGTTGCTTTGGTAGCAGGCGCATTCCGTGCGTTGGCGGATGGAAATGCGGACGAAGCGATTGAGAAATTCGTAAGTGTCATGTCTGAGCACGAACGCCTTGGTGGTAGCCGGGCGCAACGCGACATTTTTGAGTTTTCATTGGCGCATGCGCTGGCAATATCGGGACAATCGAATGAAGCTCGACGTATCCTCAACATGCATCGACCGCATACCTCTCACGACCATGCAGTTGCCACGCTAGAAGGGTAGCGTGCCCGTGTATTTGACGCCCGCAATGTGCGCTAGTTACATGTTTTCAACGCCACTTAAAACGGAAGCTGTCGCACGACGCTGCTAGGCCCCAAAAGTGTTAGTTGGCGGAAAAGTCCAATCTGACTGCTGACATCATGGATATTGCCCATGGGGTACTTAAGAACCGTTTTTTGACTTCATCTAACACATCAGCCAATGGCGTCGGTTCTACAGGAAAAGTGGTCAGAAATCTTGTACGCACCCCTTCCGGTATTTCAGACCAAACGGGACGATCTCGAACGTCTCGTGTATGGTCAATAGCGACATCCACAATCTGATGTGCTTGCTCACGCGTGTTCTCCCATTTTGGTGGGTCAAACTCTCAAACAATGACCTTTCCGACATAAATCAATTCCTCCCAAAAGCACTTTTGGCACGAGTTCTCGACAGGGCGTCCAAAGACCATGCTTAGTGAGGGCTGCATTTGCAATCCAATAGCCTCGTAAGAGGCACGGAGTGAGACTGGAAGCGGAAACGGTCATACATATGATCAGTTGTAGCGGCGGCTTCGCCCGCAACACGGAAATCACCACGCTTGGATGTGAAGCTCCGGTTTGGAACTAACCCGGACATTGCAGACTTACGAGAACGGCTCAAATGAAATTGCCTTTCACCAATCGACGAACATCCTGCGGTGTCGTCAGGCAAACCTGCTGTTTGCAGGCTTCCAGCAGAATCTCTGTGCGGAACCCGGAATTGCTTTAAGGTTGCGTAAACACCGTTGGTTCCTCACGGGAGACGAGGATTTCCAAAGCAAGATTGAAAGAGAATTGAATGAAACGCCTGTTTCCATCTCTGCCGGAGAACGCGACACTGGGAAGTGTCTATCAAGCCTTTCCAGACAAACTTTCTCCACTTTGTGTGTACGAAAGCCTTGTGATGAGGGGCGAGAGCGACCTCTCGGTTGCTGAACGTGAACACATTGCGGCCTATGTCTCGGGATTGAATGCTTGTGCGTATTGCCATGGGGCGCACATCGTTTTCGCCAAAGCCTACGGTATTGAAGTCGAGACAATCGACGCACTGATGGAAGACCGCGATACGGCGCCCGTCGAGGATCACCTCAAACCGTTGCTGGCATACATTGAAAAGCTCACTGTCTCGCCATCCCGAATGACAGAAGCCGACGCTAGAGCAGTCTACGCGGCAGGCTGGTCGGAGAGTGCGCTGTTCGATGCTATCCAAGTTTGCGGTGTCTTTAATCTCGTGAACCGCTTCATAGAAGGAACAGGTGTCCAAAGCGCTGGCACCGACCCAAGAGAAGCGGACGAAGCCACTTTAAACCGATGCCGCAGTGACAGCTTCTATACCGATTTCGGACGAGAGAACGGCCTCGACATCCCTTGAATTGATGTTGTTCTAACGTTCGAAACGCCACGAAAAGCTGGTCCGATAGAGCGGCAGATGCATCCTTCGCTCTCGGGGTTAAATCATTCGTCGGATCAAGTCGGCGCAGTGAATTTTTGTTGGTGGATCCATGTTCAAGCCTAAACGATCCATCCTGCTTTTCGTAGATAACTCAATTTCTGATAAGGTTTTGGGGGCATGTGGGCTTTGTAAGGGTGGAGAGTTGCTTAAATTTGACGCTGAAACGACGAAATTACTTGAAATCGCCTATCAAGGCGCAGAACTGACGCGGCGAAGACAGGCTTCATTTGATGCGCTGTGCCCGGCTCCTGGTGAAACTATTTTGGACATCGGTTGTGGCAACGGGATGTTAACAGTTGAGTTGGCCCGGGCAGTTGGCTCGGATGGCTATATCATCGGGATCGACCCAAGCGCTGACATGACGGCAGCTGCTAGAGAACGGGGCAGCGACTACGCAAACGTGGAGTTTCGTGCTGGTGCCGCAAATAGCTTGCCCATTGAGGATGAGAGTGCTGACAAGGCCGTCTCGGTACAGGTCTTTGAGTACATCGAAGACGTAGACGGTGCGTTGGCTGACACGCTGCGGTGCGTCAAACCCGGCGGGCGGCTTGTAATCAGCGATCTACACTTTGGCAGCTTGATCTGGTTCAGCGATGAGCCCGACAGAATGCAAAAGATGCTGACATCCTGGAACCAGCACTTTGTGAGTGGTTCCGTCCCGGAAAGACTGCCTGCACTGATAAAGGCTCGCGGTGACCATGTGGAAGATGTTTTGTCGTTCACAATGACGGATCACCAATTGAAGCCT
The genomic region above belongs to Ruegeria sp. HKCCD4315 and contains:
- a CDS encoding LysR family transcriptional regulator, which translates into the protein MFLSVFREGSTLAASRKLKVSQPTVARRIDVLERETGLMLFERGTHGFKPTPEALRLVPLAEAIEASVLEFADCAKVLTSTQPIRITAYSANFSARMIKIVNEFSADNQDVAFEFLSSVRALDLTAGEADIALRLARTDPDPDLICRKISTARWSLFGGRNYADKFGLPRSTNDLAGHQFVTFQRDDVPNVFHEWLTNHVELDQIVMSFTELELMHAAIRSGQGLGISNVKLVETDTSFIRCFDEIPELAVPHLMLISPEAYRRPEVRAFVKFFAPRYAAIYK
- a CDS encoding carboxymuconolactone decarboxylase family protein, giving the protein MKRLFPSLPENATLGSVYQAFPDKLSPLCVYESLVMRGESDLSVAEREHIAAYVSGLNACAYCHGAHIVFAKAYGIEVETIDALMEDRDTAPVEDHLKPLLAYIEKLTVSPSRMTEADARAVYAAGWSESALFDAIQVCGVFNLVNRFIEGTGVQSAGTDPREADEATLNRCRSDSFYTDFGRENGLDIP
- a CDS encoding tetratricopeptide repeat protein, whose product is MPHVGLARYLVTVGRAQDAKREIAVAKELSHGVSPREAAQIDIISDLIEGRAPQAYRRIRDHVTDHPRDILLAQTCTSVFGLIGFSGQAGREAEQLAYTTMLKPHYGDDWWFLCQHAFAQMEAGQIGPAAENIERALELKPDSAHSAHVRAHLYYENGETDAGYAYLREFWQDYPFTAYLHCHLSWHVALWALESGDVAGMWKLFDDYVSPDRPPAPPLNVLTDSVAIVHRAFLAGEQIPQERWQQLSDYAVQFFPSPGLAFADVHAALAHAMAGNRERLEATIEGAKGPAGPTVALVAGAFRALADGNADEAIEKFVSVMSEHERLGGSRAQRDIFEFSLAHALAISGQSNEARRILNMHRPHTSHDHAVATLEG
- a CDS encoding methyltransferase domain-containing protein yields the protein MFKPKRSILLFVDNSISDKVLGACGLCKGGELLKFDAETTKLLEIAYQGAELTRRRQASFDALCPAPGETILDIGCGNGMLTVELARAVGSDGYIIGIDPSADMTAAARERGSDYANVEFRAGAANSLPIEDESADKAVSVQVFEYIEDVDGALADTLRCVKPGGRLVISDLHFGSLIWFSDEPDRMQKMLTSWNQHFVSGSVPERLPALIKARGDHVEDVLSFTMTDHQLKPDGLAIMMMHLIQQYAVANDHVDPTVAQSWFDEQHSLAKVGRFFFSMTQFIVVVRKKG
- a CDS encoding sulfurtransferase — translated: MTTQTRPLIDTAWLADNLTNPKLRIIDVRWKFREENGKGVAYDDRSEFQAEHIPGAVYVGMSTELADSTQNTPDMMLGPEDFGERMRELGVSDDSHVVVYDDSGLPLASARLWWALSHYGHKNVQVLDGGLQQWKLEGRPTETGDLTVEHGDFEPTVQSNWIARKADVLDAMGKPGVRIVDFLPNNLFRGDGVHTWGGRSGHIPSAVNIPAISNIDPDLAHIPIAERAAKLKERGSFKLADHSKLLKHYQDKGIQTDDEVIAYCGRGIAASCGLLALRQMGFEKSRLYDGSWAEWSADESLPVETS
- a CDS encoding MaoC family dehydratase produces the protein MAAQRGSELTLESASNYTFAMASGKYIDDLSVGETFETGGVTLTEGAIIDFALVHDPQPFHVNKVAATESSFGGLIASGFQTIALTFRLFRDTGVLTGTNLGGHGMDEVRWLAPVYSGDTISVRVTVEAITPSRSKPDRGTVKFRYLTFNQNDVEVLNLVMHHVMAYRS
- a CDS encoding class I SAM-dependent methyltransferase; the encoded protein is MTDNFRLTKEAAQKYNNHSVPAMFGPLAEATMQKVQLRSGTCVIDIACGTGALTREIARKLTGKGRVVGVDLNETMIEVAQSNQPDCRHVLEWYAADVTELPFENATFDYAFIQQGLQFFPDKSTALQEVHRILRNDGQLFLTCWRAVSPFNGALAKALERHVGTDAAVKARAPFSFRDGDLISNLLVDAGFKIARHEPLVLERRFINLRAQIMALPIETDLRDAGADVTNKVVEEVADALSRYDKEGVLHVPQEAHLFVAAA